One genomic segment of Rhinopithecus roxellana isolate Shanxi Qingling chromosome 6, ASM756505v1, whole genome shotgun sequence includes these proteins:
- the LOC104674954 gene encoding olfactory receptor-like protein OLF3: MGQENKNQTWVSEFILLGISRDWGIQVSLFALILAMYLVTIVGNTLILLLIRLDGRLHTPIYLFLGVLSFVDFCYTNSIVPQMLVHLLSARKSIPFHSCALQLYVSLALCGSEFFLLGAMAYDRYVAMCHPLHYPLIMHGGLCLGLVAGCLVAGFSNSLMETITTFQLPLCHNVINHFACETLAALRLACVDVSFNKAIVTTSGFLVILLPCSLVLLSCAHIVAAILHIRSTQGCHKAFGTCASHLIVVCMCLGATIFTYLQPQSASSAEEEKMIALFCGLMSPMLNPFIYSLRNKEVMAALQKVLERCR; encoded by the coding sequence ATGggtcaggaaaataaaaaccagacATGGGTGAGTGAGTTCATTCTGCTGGGGATTTCCAGGGATTGGGGCATTCAGGTCTCCCTCTTCGCCCTGATCCTGGCCATGTATTTGGTGACTATTGTAGGAAACACCCTCATTCTTCTTCTGATCAGATTGGACGGCAGGCTTCATACCCCCATATACTTATTCCTTGGTGTTCTGTCATTTGTGGACTTTTGTTATACAAACAGTATTGTTCCACAAATGCTGGTCCACTTGCTCTCAGCCCGAAAGTCCATCCCCTTCCACAGTTGTGCGCTGCAGCTCTATGTTTCTCTGGCACTGTGTGGGTCTGAGTTCTTCCTGCTGGGGGCCATGGCCTATGACCGCTATGTGGCCATGTGCCACCCACTGCACTACCCACTCATCATGCATGGAGGGCTGTGTCTGGGGCTGGTGGCCGGCTGCCTGGTGGCTGGCTTCTCAAATTCACTGATGGAAACAATTACCACCTTCCAGCTTCCCCTGTGTCACAATGTTATTAATCACTTTGCCTGTGAGACCTTAGCAGCGCTACGGCTAGCCTGTGTGGACGTCTCCTTCAACAAGGCCATAGTGACCACTTCTGGGTTTCTGGTGATCCTGCTTCCCTGTTCCCTGGTTCTATTGTCCTGTGCTCACATAGTTGCTGCCATTTTGCACATTCGTTCTACCCAGGGATGTCACAAAGCCTTTGGAACCTGTGCCTCTCACCTCATTGTGGTTTGCATGTGTTTGGGGGCTACCATCTTCACCTACCTGCAGCCACAGTCAGCCTCCTcggcagaggaagagaagatgatTGCTCTCTTCTGTGGGCTGATGTCACCCATGTTGAACCCCTTTATCTACAGCTTGAGGAATAAGGAAGTTATGGCTGCTCTCCAGAAAGTTTTAGAAAGATGCAGATAA